The genomic DNA ATGCCGATCCGCGGGCCGTCGGGCGCGCAGCTGCGTCTCTCGGACATCGCCGAGGTCAAGCGCGGCTATGTGGACCCGGCCTCTGTGAAGGTGCGCCACCAGGGGCAGGAAGTGATCGCGCTCGGGGTGTCCATGGCCAAGGGCGGGGACATCATCGCGCTGGGCAAGGCACTGCACACGGCCACCGACCGCATTGGCAGCACCCTCCCGGCGGGCGTCAGGCTCGTCAACGTGCAGGACCAGCCCAAGGCCGTGGCGACCTCGGTGAACGAGTTCGTCAAGGTGCTGATCGAGGCGGTGGTCATCGTGCTGGCGGTGAGCTTCATCGCGCTGGGTTTCCACAGGCGCCCCGGCAAGAATCCGCTGTGGAAGCGCTGGTACATCGACCCGCGCCCCGGCCTGGTCGTGGGCATCACCATCCCGATGGTGCTGGCCGTGACCTTCCTGGCCATGTGGTACTGGAGCATCGGCCTGCACAAGATTTCGCTGGGCTCGCTCATCATCGCGCTGGGCCTGCTGGTGGACGACGCGATCATCGCGGTCGAGATGATGGTGCTCAAGCTCGAGGAGGGCTACGACAAGGTGCGTGCCGCCACCTTCGCCTACGAGATCACGGCCATGCCCATGCTCACGGGCACGCTGATCACGGCGGCGGGTTTCCTGCCCATCGGCCTGGCCAAGTCCACCACGGGCGAATACACGTTCGCGATCTTTGCCGTGACGGTGATCGCGCTGGTGCTCAGCTGGATCGTGTCGGTGTACTTCGTGCCGTACCTGGGCACGCTGCTGCTCAAGGTGCCGCCCCACGTGCTGGCCGCGCAGGCCAGCCAAGGCATCACGGACGATCCCCACGAGGTGTTTGACAGCCCGTTCTACCGCACCTTCCGCCGCCTGGTGGACTGGTGCGTGCAGCACCGCTGGCTCACCATCGGCGCCACGGTGCTCACCTTCGCGCTGGGCATCGCCGGCATGGGCAAGGTGCAGCAGCAGTTCTTCCCGGATTCGAGCCGCCCGGAGATCCTGGTGGACATCTGGTTCCCCGAGGGCACCTCGTTCGCGGGCAACGAAGAAGTCACCAAGCGGGTGGAGCAGCGCCTGCTCTCCGAGCATGGGGTCAGCTCCGTGAGCACCTGGGTGGGGTCGGGCGTGCCGCGCTTTTACCTGCCGCTGGACCAGGTGTTCCCGCAAAGCAATGTGTCGCAGTTCATCGTGCTGCCGCAGGACCTGAAGGTGCGCGAATCGCTGCGCGTGAAATTGCCGGCGCTGCTGGCGCAGGAGTTTCCGGAGGTGCGCGGCCGGGTGAAGCTGCTGCCCAACGGGCCGCCCGTGCCGTACCCCGTGCAGTTCCGCGTGGTGGGCCCCGATCCGCTGGTGCTGCGTGAGCGCGCGGACGAGGTGAAAGCCCAGCTGCGCCAGAACCCCGACATGCGCGGCGTGAACGACAACTGGAACGAGTCCGTGAAGGTGCTGCGCCTGGAAGTGGACCAGGCCAAGGCGCGCGCCCTGGGCGTGACCAGCCAGTCCATCGCCCAGGCCTCCAAGACCATCCTGTCGGGCACGCAGGTGGGCCAGTTCCGCGAGGGCGACAAGCTCATCGACATCCTGCTGCGCCAGCCGCAGGAGGAGCGCAACGCGATCACCGACATCGCCAATGCCTATCTGCCCACGGCGTCGGGCAAGTCGATTCCGCTCACGCAGATCGCCAAGCCGGTGTTCACCTGGGAGCCGGGCGTGATGTGGCGCGAGAACCGCGACTACGCCATCACCGTGCAGGGCGACGTGACCGAGGGCCTGCAGGGCGCGACGGTGACGGCGGCGTTGCTGCCTGCCCTCAAGGAGATCGAGGCGAAGTGGCGTGCCGCGGGGCAGGCCGGCTACCGCATCGAGGTGGCGGGTGCCGTGGAGGAAAGCTCCAAGGGCTCGGCATCGATCGCGGCGGGCATTCCGGTCATGCTGTTCATCACCTTCACCTTGCTCATGCTGCAACTGCACAGCTTCAGCCGCGCGATGCTGGTGTTCCTGACCGGGCCGCTCGGGCTGGCGGGCGTGGCGGCGGCCTTGCTGCTGCTCAACCGCCCCTTCGGCTTCGTGGCACTGCTCGGCGTGATCGCGCTCATGGGCATGATCCAGCGCAACTCGGTAATCCTGATCGACCAGATCGAGCAGGACCGCGCGCGGGGCGTGCCGGCGTGGGATGCGATCGTCGAATCCGCCGTGCGCCGCCTGCGCCCCATCGTGCTCACGGCCGCGGCCGCGGTGCTGGCCATGATCCCGCTGTCGCGCAGCGTGTTCTGGGGGCCGATGGCCGTGGCCATCATGGGCGGGCTGGTGGTGGCCACCGTGCTCACGCTGCTGGCGCTGCCCGCGATGTATGCTGCCTGGTTCCGTGTCAAAAGGCCGGCGCCGGAGGTCCTTGGAGGGGTTTGATTCCCACCCTGCCCGCATCAGGGTAAAATAGAAGGTTGACCGATTTCACACAGGCGGCAGTTCGTGCCGCCTGTTTGTTTGTTGTAGAACCGCGCGGGTGGCGAAATTGGTAGACGCACCAGGTTTAGGTCCTGACGCCAGCAATGGTGTGGGGGTTCGAGTCCCCCCCCGCGCACCACCCATGTGAGACTTTGCGGAACACGGCGCCGCTGCGCTGCAGCCAGCACGATCCACATTCATAAGAGGAATAGCCATGGCCGTTACTGTTGAAACCCTTGAGAAGCTCGAGCGCAAGATCACGCTGAGCGTGCCCGTCACCCTGATCCAGTCCGAAGTCGACACGCGCTTGAAGCGCCTGGCCCGCACGGTCAAGATGGACGGTTTCCGTCCCGGCAAGGTGCCCATGAACGTGGTGGCCCAGCGCTACGGCTACTCGGTGCAGTACGAAGTGCTCAACGACAAGGTCGGTGAAGCCTTCGCCGTGGCCGCCAACGAAGCCAACCTGCGTGTCGCCGGCCAGCCCCGCATCTCCGAGAAGGACGGCGCTCCCGAGGGCCAGATGACCTTCGACGCCATCTTCGAAGTGTTCCCCGAAGTCAAGATCGCCGATCTGGCGGACGCGGAAGTCGAAAAGCTGTCGGCCGAAGTGACCGATGCGGCCATCGACAAGACCATCGACATCCTGCGCAAGCAGCGCCGCAGCTTTGCGCAGCGCGCGCTCGAAGCCGCCGCGCAAGACGGCGACCGCGTGACGGTCGACTTCGAAGGCAAGATCGACGGCGAGCCCTTTGAAGGCGGCAAGGCCGAAGACTTCCAGTTCCTGGTCGGCGAAGGCCAGATGCTCAAGGAG from Acidovorax sp. A79 includes the following:
- a CDS encoding efflux RND transporter permease subunit: MTQVQPKEGFNLSKWALDHPALTRYLMVVLMLLGFAAYFQLGQDEDPPFTFRAMVVRTYWPGATAQQVAEQVTDKIERTLQEVPYADKIRSYSKPGESQIIFQIKDSSKGSEVANVWYSVRKKVGDMRYTLPQGIQGPFFNDDFGDVYGVIYALESEGFSYAELKQFADDARQQLLRVPDVAKVELFGVQDEKLFIEISQKRLSQLGLDMNQVLAQLGQQNAVESAGAIQTPQDQVQVRVQGQFNAVEDLGAMPIRGPSGAQLRLSDIAEVKRGYVDPASVKVRHQGQEVIALGVSMAKGGDIIALGKALHTATDRIGSTLPAGVRLVNVQDQPKAVATSVNEFVKVLIEAVVIVLAVSFIALGFHRRPGKNPLWKRWYIDPRPGLVVGITIPMVLAVTFLAMWYWSIGLHKISLGSLIIALGLLVDDAIIAVEMMVLKLEEGYDKVRAATFAYEITAMPMLTGTLITAAGFLPIGLAKSTTGEYTFAIFAVTVIALVLSWIVSVYFVPYLGTLLLKVPPHVLAAQASQGITDDPHEVFDSPFYRTFRRLVDWCVQHRWLTIGATVLTFALGIAGMGKVQQQFFPDSSRPEILVDIWFPEGTSFAGNEEVTKRVEQRLLSEHGVSSVSTWVGSGVPRFYLPLDQVFPQSNVSQFIVLPQDLKVRESLRVKLPALLAQEFPEVRGRVKLLPNGPPVPYPVQFRVVGPDPLVLRERADEVKAQLRQNPDMRGVNDNWNESVKVLRLEVDQAKARALGVTSQSIAQASKTILSGTQVGQFREGDKLIDILLRQPQEERNAITDIANAYLPTASGKSIPLTQIAKPVFTWEPGVMWRENRDYAITVQGDVTEGLQGATVTAALLPALKEIEAKWRAAGQAGYRIEVAGAVEESSKGSASIAAGIPVMLFITFTLLMLQLHSFSRAMLVFLTGPLGLAGVAAALLLLNRPFGFVALLGVIALMGMIQRNSVILIDQIEQDRARGVPAWDAIVESAVRRLRPIVLTAAAAVLAMIPLSRSVFWGPMAVAIMGGLVVATVLTLLALPAMYAAWFRVKRPAPEVLGGV